From the genome of Rhizobium sp. NXC24, one region includes:
- a CDS encoding phosphoglycerate mutase family protein, with protein MHIFLVRHGESLGNISEQAYRQFGDHNVPLTQWGYRQVLEAGRVIASHLKARPSAEASKLSIWYSPYLRTLQSKDALLEVLPSECDTDSREDYLLREQDFGLFTEIYDRAEQKRKFPEEFEKWARLRNNNGKFYARPPDGESRADVAQRVRLFLQTVMHEAKHGRNNVIIVGHGVTNRAFEMNFLHHSVDWFERSDNPGNADVTLIEGTATEGYTSILIHKAVDRAKGEEGELRDAYGSELVTAKIG; from the coding sequence CCGGCAGTTCGGTGATCACAACGTTCCGTTGACGCAGTGGGGCTATCGGCAGGTGCTGGAAGCCGGACGTGTGATCGCCTCCCATCTGAAAGCCCGACCAAGCGCTGAAGCGTCAAAACTGAGCATCTGGTATTCCCCTTATCTGAGGACGCTACAGAGCAAGGATGCTTTGCTCGAAGTCCTGCCGAGCGAGTGCGACACCGACTCTCGGGAGGATTACCTGTTGCGGGAACAGGATTTCGGCCTCTTCACCGAAATCTATGATCGTGCAGAACAGAAACGGAAGTTTCCCGAGGAATTCGAAAAATGGGCCAGGCTGCGTAACAACAACGGGAAATTCTATGCAAGGCCTCCCGACGGCGAGAGCAGGGCGGATGTGGCGCAGAGGGTCCGCCTATTCCTCCAGACGGTCATGCACGAGGCTAAGCATGGCAGAAACAATGTCATTATCGTTGGCCACGGCGTCACCAACAGGGCGTTCGAAATGAATTTTCTGCATCATTCCGTCGATTGGTTCGAACGCTCGGACAATCCAGGAAATGCGGATGTCACATTGATCGAGGGCACCGCCACGGAAGGTTACACGTCAATCCTGATCCACAAGGCGGTCGATCGGGCTAAGGGTGAGGAGGGCGAATTGCGGGATGCCTATGGTTCGGAGCTGGTCACCGCGAAGATTGGGTGA
- a CDS encoding mandelate racemase/muconate lactonizing enzyme family protein: MKISAVHTHLLDHKLDHAFESASMRFDRRQHCLVEIVCDDGTVGWGECLGPAGPNAVVVKAYTPRLLGRDPRDTEVIWLELYNLLRDQGQRGLTVTALSGIDIALWDIKGKHHGTSVSRLLGGRFRENVKAYATGSFRKDGVDPVSDIAAETAAYVAQGFHAVKIKIGFDVEEDIAVIRAVREAIGPNIRLMIDANHGYDALEACTVGKAAAKYGVDWFEEPVVPEQLSAYRAVRAGQPIPVAGGETWHGRFGMREPLETRAVDIIQPDICGTGGFSEMRRIADMAAINGVRLVPHVWGTGVAIAAGLQFIAALPPDPPRRNGRPPILEFDRTHNPFRQAVLTKPLDHVNGVVAIPDGPGLGIEINRDALEQYRLKD; the protein is encoded by the coding sequence ATGAAAATCTCCGCTGTTCACACCCATCTGCTCGACCATAAGCTGGATCACGCCTTCGAAAGCGCTTCCATGCGCTTCGACCGCCGCCAGCATTGCCTCGTCGAAATCGTCTGCGATGACGGTACCGTCGGCTGGGGCGAATGCCTCGGCCCGGCCGGCCCCAACGCCGTGGTGGTGAAAGCCTACACCCCTCGCCTGCTCGGCCGCGATCCGCGTGATACTGAGGTGATCTGGCTCGAACTCTACAATCTCCTACGCGATCAGGGCCAACGCGGCCTGACGGTGACGGCGCTCAGCGGCATCGACATCGCGCTCTGGGATATCAAAGGCAAGCACCACGGCACCTCCGTGTCGCGGCTGCTCGGCGGCCGCTTCCGCGAGAATGTGAAGGCCTACGCCACCGGTTCCTTCCGAAAGGATGGCGTCGACCCGGTCTCCGATATCGCCGCCGAAACCGCCGCCTATGTTGCCCAAGGGTTCCATGCGGTGAAGATCAAGATCGGGTTTGATGTCGAAGAGGATATCGCCGTCATCCGCGCCGTGCGCGAAGCAATCGGTCCCAATATACGGCTGATGATCGATGCCAATCACGGCTATGACGCGCTGGAAGCCTGCACGGTCGGCAAGGCGGCTGCGAAATACGGCGTCGATTGGTTCGAAGAGCCGGTCGTTCCGGAACAGCTCAGCGCCTATCGCGCCGTGCGCGCCGGCCAGCCGATCCCTGTCGCCGGCGGAGAGACCTGGCATGGCCGCTTCGGCATGCGCGAGCCGCTGGAAACCCGTGCCGTCGATATCATCCAGCCCGATATCTGTGGCACCGGCGGCTTCAGCGAAATGCGCAGGATTGCCGATATGGCCGCCATCAACGGCGTTCGCCTCGTCCCGCATGTCTGGGGAACGGGTGTCGCCATCGCGGCCGGCCTGCAGTTCATCGCCGCCCTGCCCCCGGACCCGCCGCGCCGCAATGGCCGGCCGCCGATCCTGGAATTCGACCGCACCCACAATCCATTCCGCCAGGCCGTGCTGACAAAGCCGCTGGATCATGTGAACGGCGTCGTCGCCATTCCCGATGGCCCCGGTCTCGGCATCGAGATCAACCGCGACGCGCTGGAGCAATACCGGCTGAAGGATTGA
- the kdgD gene encoding 5-dehydro-4-deoxyglucarate dehydratase, producing the protein MDPQALKAALGAGLLSFPVTPFGKDGNFNRAAYSDHVGWLSGFKASVLFAAGGTGEFFSLAPDEIPTIVSAAKAAAGDTPIVAGCGYGTRIAVQIAQSAEKAGADGILLLPHYLIEAPQDGMFQHIKAVCDAVSIGVMVYNRDNSILTAETLARLCDACPNLVGFKDGSGDIGLVRKITATMGERLTYLGGMPTAELFADAYLGAGVTTYSSAVFNFVPALAQDFYKALRAGDTAATNKLLIDFFYPFMNIRNRQKGYAVSAIKAGVRLLGFDAGSVRPPLTDLTEQEVAMLDDLIRPYRP; encoded by the coding sequence ATGGACCCGCAAGCTCTCAAGGCCGCGCTTGGCGCCGGGCTCTTGTCTTTTCCCGTGACGCCGTTTGGCAAGGATGGCAACTTCAATCGCGCTGCCTATAGCGATCATGTCGGCTGGCTTTCGGGCTTCAAGGCAAGCGTGCTTTTCGCCGCCGGCGGCACCGGCGAATTCTTCTCGCTGGCGCCGGATGAAATCCCGACAATCGTCAGCGCCGCAAAGGCGGCCGCGGGCGATACGCCGATCGTCGCGGGTTGCGGTTATGGCACGCGCATCGCCGTTCAGATCGCTCAATCGGCGGAGAAAGCCGGGGCAGACGGCATCCTGCTTCTCCCGCATTACCTGATCGAGGCGCCGCAGGACGGCATGTTCCAGCATATCAAGGCAGTCTGCGATGCCGTTTCGATCGGCGTCATGGTCTATAATCGCGACAATTCCATTCTGACGGCTGAAACGCTTGCTCGGCTCTGCGATGCCTGCCCGAACCTCGTCGGTTTCAAGGACGGCTCCGGCGATATCGGCCTGGTGCGCAAGATCACCGCGACGATGGGTGAGCGACTGACCTATCTCGGCGGCATGCCGACGGCCGAGCTTTTCGCCGACGCCTATCTCGGTGCGGGTGTCACGACCTATTCCTCGGCCGTTTTCAACTTCGTACCGGCGTTGGCGCAAGATTTCTACAAGGCGCTGCGCGCAGGCGACACGGCGGCGACCAACAAGCTGCTGATCGATTTCTTCTATCCCTTCATGAACATCCGCAACCGCCAGAAGGGCTATGCCGTGTCGGCTATCAAAGCCGGCGTCCGGTTGCTCGGCTTTGATGCCGGTTCGGTTCGCCCGCCGCTGACCGACCTGACCGAACAGGAAGTTGCCATGCTCGATGATCTGATCAGGCCGTACCGCCCATGA
- a CDS encoding FadR/GntR family transcriptional regulator yields MPRSAAIKTRERNERPTGRRNLVDIVGRQLRQEILGGVLKPGEKLPSESGLTERYKVSRTVIREAIASMRADGLVEVRHGIGVFVLHARPPFPAAGLLDTDPGRISSIIEMLELRAAVETEAAGLAAARRSPAQDEAIIERFEDIDHAMERGIATSEADFAFHLAIADATNNPRFREFLELTGKRAIPRSFLQDQPDEIASADYLAQIQAEHRRIAEAISDRDEHGAREAMRLHLKGSQQRYRSLIRRGT; encoded by the coding sequence ATGCCGAGAAGCGCAGCGATCAAGACAAGGGAGCGTAACGAACGGCCGACGGGCCGGCGCAATTTGGTGGACATTGTCGGCCGGCAACTGCGCCAGGAGATACTTGGCGGCGTCTTGAAGCCTGGCGAAAAATTGCCGAGCGAAAGCGGCCTCACCGAACGATATAAGGTCAGCCGCACCGTCATTCGCGAAGCGATCGCTTCAATGCGTGCGGATGGACTAGTCGAGGTGCGCCACGGCATCGGCGTCTTCGTCCTTCACGCAAGGCCGCCCTTCCCCGCCGCGGGCTTGCTGGACACCGATCCGGGTCGGATCTCCTCCATCATCGAAATGCTGGAATTGCGCGCCGCGGTGGAAACCGAAGCGGCTGGCCTCGCCGCCGCCCGCCGCTCGCCGGCGCAGGACGAGGCGATCATCGAGCGGTTCGAAGATATCGATCATGCCATGGAGCGCGGCATCGCGACATCGGAGGCCGATTTCGCGTTTCATCTCGCCATTGCCGACGCCACCAACAATCCGCGCTTCCGTGAGTTTCTGGAGTTGACCGGCAAGAGGGCGATTCCCCGCTCCTTCCTGCAGGATCAGCCGGACGAAATCGCATCCGCCGACTATCTGGCGCAGATCCAAGCAGAACACCGACGCATTGCTGAAGCCATATCGGATCGCGATGAACACGGCGCACGCGAGGCAATGCGACTGCATTTGAAGGGCAGCCAGCAGCGGTATCGAAGCCTGATCCGAAGGGGAACTTGA
- a CDS encoding NAD(P)-dependent oxidoreductase: MLKTLLMTGAAGGVGQALRPLLSQIAEAVVLSDIAPIDDLRPNERFIACDLADRGGVEALVKGVDGIIHLGGISLEKSFDLILQGNIIGLYNLYEAARAAGKPRIIFASSNHTIGYYRRDERIDNTVPTRPDSLYGVSKVYGEALASLYFDKFGQETLSVRIGSCFPEPRNPRMLATWLSARDLMTLCDRAFETPRLGHTIVYGASDNDEQWWDNRNAAFLGWKPKDSSSPWRAEVLANAAPEDPNDPAVIYQGGGFAAAGHPED; the protein is encoded by the coding sequence ATGCTGAAAACTCTGTTGATGACCGGCGCTGCCGGCGGCGTTGGCCAGGCACTGCGGCCGCTTCTTTCGCAGATCGCCGAAGCCGTCGTGCTCTCGGATATTGCGCCGATCGACGATCTGCGTCCGAACGAACGCTTCATTGCCTGCGATCTCGCCGACCGCGGCGGCGTCGAGGCACTGGTCAAGGGTGTCGACGGCATTATTCATCTTGGCGGGATCTCCCTGGAAAAGTCCTTCGACCTGATCCTGCAGGGCAACATCATCGGCCTCTACAATCTCTATGAAGCCGCCCGCGCCGCCGGCAAGCCGCGCATCATCTTTGCGAGCTCCAATCATACGATCGGCTACTATCGCCGCGACGAGCGTATCGACAACACGGTTCCGACCCGGCCGGATTCACTTTACGGGGTCTCGAAGGTCTACGGCGAAGCTCTGGCGAGCCTCTATTTCGATAAGTTCGGGCAGGAGACCTTGTCCGTACGCATCGGCTCCTGCTTCCCGGAGCCGCGCAATCCGCGCATGCTGGCGACGTGGCTCAGCGCCCGCGATTTGATGACGCTCTGCGACCGCGCCTTTGAGACACCTCGGCTCGGACACACGATCGTCTACGGCGCCTCCGATAATGACGAACAATGGTGGGACAATCGCAACGCTGCTTTCCTCGGCTGGAAGCCGAAAGACAGCTCCTCACCCTGGCGGGCGGAAGTTCTGGCGAACGCCGCGCCGGAAGACCCGAATGATCCGGCTGTGATCTATCAGGGCGGCGGCTTTGCCGCCGCCGGCCATCCGGAAGATTGA
- a CDS encoding sulfate/molybdate ABC transporter ATP-binding protein has product MEVRVQNLRKEFGRFPALHNVSLDIRSSELIALLGPSGSGKTTLLRLIAGLETPTEGRIFFGDEDASKKTVQQRNIGFVFQHYALFRHMTVLDNISFGLKVRTASRRPPRAEIHRRALELLELVQLSGLEKRYPAQLSGGQRQRVALARAMAVEPNVLLLDEPFGALDAQVRKDLRKWLREIHDRTGHTTVFVTHDQEEALELADRVVVLNKGAIEQVGTPDEIYDTPNSPFVYGFIGQSNRVKVRISSGEIWFDDRPLGLSTPHEPDGEAYLHFRPHDIELRDGDGGCIAGLLTSSRRVAGTRHIEMNIGANQEPVEIELPPDKAGALDRNRIAFRPTRWRLFRNGD; this is encoded by the coding sequence ATGGAAGTTCGCGTTCAAAACCTGCGCAAGGAATTCGGTCGCTTTCCGGCGTTGCATAATGTCTCCCTGGATATTCGCTCTAGCGAGCTTATCGCGCTCCTCGGCCCTTCCGGCTCAGGCAAGACGACGCTCTTGCGTCTGATCGCCGGATTGGAGACGCCGACCGAAGGTCGGATTTTCTTCGGTGATGAAGATGCGTCGAAGAAGACGGTGCAGCAGCGCAATATCGGCTTTGTGTTTCAGCACTATGCGCTGTTCCGCCATATGACGGTGTTGGATAACATATCCTTCGGCCTCAAGGTGCGCACCGCTTCGCGCCGCCCTCCCCGCGCTGAAATCCATCGCCGTGCTCTCGAGCTGCTTGAACTGGTGCAGCTTAGCGGCCTCGAAAAGCGCTACCCGGCGCAGTTGTCCGGCGGCCAGCGCCAGCGCGTGGCGCTCGCCCGGGCCATGGCGGTCGAGCCGAACGTGCTGCTTCTGGACGAACCCTTCGGTGCGCTCGATGCGCAGGTCCGCAAGGATTTGCGCAAGTGGCTGCGTGAAATCCATGATCGTACCGGTCACACCACCGTTTTCGTCACCCACGATCAGGAAGAGGCGCTGGAACTGGCTGACCGTGTCGTCGTGCTCAACAAGGGCGCCATCGAGCAGGTCGGCACGCCGGATGAGATCTACGACACGCCGAACTCGCCCTTCGTCTATGGCTTCATCGGCCAGTCCAACCGCGTGAAGGTGCGTATTTCCAGCGGCGAAATCTGGTTTGACGATCGGCCACTCGGACTCAGCACGCCGCACGAGCCCGATGGTGAAGCCTATCTTCACTTTAGGCCGCACGATATCGAGCTCCGCGACGGTGATGGCGGTTGCATCGCCGGACTGTTGACCTCCAGCCGCCGCGTTGCTGGTACTCGTCATATCGAAATGAACATCGGGGCCAATCAGGAGCCCGTCGAAATCGAGCTGCCGCCGGACAAGGCCGGCGCGCTCGACCGCAACCGCATCGCTTTCAGGCCGACGCGTTGGAGATTGTTCCGAAACGGCGACTGA
- the cysW gene encoding sulfate ABC transporter permease subunit CysW translates to MAHDAVSLADTGQSVITESRFARWIFVAISLAFLALMVLMPLAAVFVEAFRKGVEEFFSALVDEETFAAIRLTLIVAGISVPLNLVCGVAAAWAIAKFEFKGKAFLTTLIDLPFSVSPVISGLVFVLLFSSNSVLGPWLQSHGIQILFAVPGLVLATMFVTFPFVARELIPLMQEQGNSDEEAALSLGANGWQTFWHVTLPNIKWGLLYGVLLCNARAMGEFGAVSVVSGHIRGETNTMPLQVEILYNEYNFSGAFAVATLLALLALVTLVLKTLLEMRYSEEIAASRRH, encoded by the coding sequence ATGGCGCATGATGCCGTTTCCCTCGCCGACACAGGTCAATCCGTCATCACCGAGAGCAGATTTGCGCGCTGGATTTTCGTCGCCATCTCGCTTGCCTTCCTGGCACTGATGGTGCTGATGCCGCTTGCCGCCGTTTTCGTCGAAGCGTTCCGCAAAGGTGTCGAAGAGTTCTTCAGCGCCTTGGTGGATGAGGAAACCTTTGCCGCCATCCGGCTGACGCTGATCGTCGCCGGCATCAGCGTGCCGCTGAACCTCGTTTGCGGTGTCGCGGCCGCCTGGGCAATCGCCAAGTTCGAGTTCAAGGGCAAGGCATTCCTGACGACGCTGATCGACCTGCCGTTCTCGGTCTCGCCGGTCATATCGGGTCTGGTCTTCGTGCTGTTGTTCAGCTCGAACAGCGTGCTTGGGCCTTGGCTGCAAAGCCATGGCATCCAGATCCTGTTCGCGGTTCCGGGCCTTGTGCTGGCGACGATGTTCGTCACCTTCCCCTTCGTCGCCCGTGAATTGATCCCGTTGATGCAGGAACAGGGAAATTCCGACGAGGAAGCGGCGTTGTCGCTCGGCGCCAATGGCTGGCAAACCTTCTGGCACGTAACCTTGCCGAACATCAAATGGGGCCTGCTTTACGGCGTTCTCCTTTGCAATGCCCGCGCTATGGGCGAGTTCGGCGCCGTGTCGGTTGTCTCCGGCCATATTCGCGGCGAAACCAACACCATGCCGTTGCAGGTCGAAATTCTCTATAATGAATATAATTTCTCGGGCGCTTTCGCGGTTGCCACGCTTCTCGCCTTGCTTGCCCTTGTCACACTTGTACTGAAGACGCTGTTGGAAATGCGCTATAGCGAAGAGATCGCAGCCAGCCGACGTCACTGA
- the cysT gene encoding sulfate ABC transporter permease subunit CysT, giving the protein MHIITRKRWRFRQPSVIPGFGLALGVTLTWLILIVLIPLSGLLWKSSSLGWSKFWALALDVRTLYALRMSFGGAFIAAIVNAVFGLILAWVLVRYRFPGKRIIDAMVDLPFALPTAVAGIALTTLYAPNGWIGQFLEPLGIKIAFTPAGIIIALIFVGLPFVVRTAQPVMEEIDREVEEAAATLGANRFQTITRVLLPGLAPAALTGFALAFARAAGEYGSVIFIAGNKPYVSEIAPLLIVIRLEEYNYAAATAIATMMLIISFIMLLVINLIQSWSRRRYGYGA; this is encoded by the coding sequence ATGCATATAATAACCCGCAAACGGTGGCGGTTTAGGCAGCCGAGTGTCATTCCGGGCTTCGGATTGGCGCTCGGCGTTACCTTGACTTGGCTCATCCTGATCGTTCTCATCCCGCTCTCGGGATTGTTGTGGAAGAGCAGCTCTCTTGGCTGGTCCAAGTTTTGGGCCCTCGCGCTCGATGTCCGCACGCTTTACGCACTCCGCATGAGCTTTGGCGGCGCGTTCATCGCCGCCATCGTCAATGCGGTGTTTGGCCTGATCCTCGCCTGGGTGCTGGTGCGCTACCGTTTTCCCGGCAAGCGCATTATTGACGCCATGGTCGACCTGCCTTTCGCCTTGCCGACGGCGGTCGCCGGCATCGCGCTGACGACGCTCTATGCGCCGAACGGCTGGATCGGCCAGTTCCTGGAGCCGCTCGGCATCAAGATCGCTTTCACGCCGGCCGGCATCATCATCGCGCTGATCTTCGTCGGGCTGCCCTTCGTCGTGCGGACGGCGCAGCCGGTGATGGAGGAGATCGACCGTGAGGTGGAAGAAGCTGCCGCGACGCTTGGCGCAAATCGTTTCCAGACGATCACCCGCGTGTTGTTGCCCGGCCTCGCGCCGGCAGCCCTCACCGGTTTTGCTCTCGCTTTCGCGCGCGCGGCCGGCGAATACGGTTCGGTGATCTTCATCGCCGGCAACAAGCCCTACGTCTCCGAAATCGCGCCATTGCTCATCGTCATCCGTCTTGAGGAATATAATTACGCTGCGGCGACGGCGATCGCGACCATGATGCTGATCATCTCTTTCATCATGTTGCTGGTCATCAATCTCATTCAATCCTGGAGCAGAAGGAGATACGGCTATGGCGCATGA
- a CDS encoding sulfate ABC transporter substrate-binding protein, which produces MQTIKLSRLLAAAVLIGSFSLTAVAPTWAADTTLLNVSYDPTRELYKDFNEAFAAKWKKDTGESIKIKASHGGSGAQARSVIDGLDADVVTLALEGDIDAIAKATKKIPADWKTKFPNNSIPYTSTIVFLVRKGNPKGIKDWSDLVKNDVQVITPNPKTSGGARWNFLAAWAWAKQANGGDDAKAQEYVTQLLKHVPVLDTGARGATTTFVQRGLGDVLLAWENEAYLSLEELGPDKFEIVTPTVSIRADPPVAVVDGNVDAKGTRKVAEAYLNYLYSDEGQKIAAKHYYRPIKPEAADPKDIARFPSLKLATIDDFGGWSQAQPKFFDDGGVFDQIYKPGQ; this is translated from the coding sequence ATGCAGACGATAAAGCTTTCGCGGCTTCTCGCCGCCGCAGTTCTGATCGGCAGTTTTTCGCTCACAGCGGTAGCGCCGACTTGGGCCGCGGATACGACGCTTCTCAACGTTTCCTATGATCCGACGCGCGAATTATACAAGGATTTCAACGAAGCCTTTGCCGCGAAGTGGAAGAAGGACACGGGTGAAAGCATCAAAATCAAAGCTTCGCATGGCGGCTCCGGCGCGCAGGCCCGCTCGGTCATCGACGGTCTTGATGCCGATGTGGTGACGCTGGCACTGGAAGGCGATATCGACGCCATTGCCAAGGCGACAAAGAAAATTCCCGCCGACTGGAAGACTAAGTTCCCGAACAACAGCATTCCCTACACATCGACCATCGTCTTCCTCGTCCGCAAGGGCAATCCGAAGGGCATCAAGGACTGGTCGGACCTCGTCAAGAACGATGTCCAGGTGATTACGCCGAACCCGAAGACTTCGGGCGGAGCTCGCTGGAACTTCCTGGCAGCCTGGGCCTGGGCCAAACAGGCAAACGGCGGTGACGATGCCAAGGCGCAGGAATATGTCACGCAGTTGTTGAAGCACGTACCGGTGCTCGATACCGGTGCTCGCGGCGCCACCACGACATTTGTTCAGCGCGGCCTCGGCGACGTTCTGCTTGCTTGGGAAAACGAGGCTTATCTTTCGCTCGAGGAGCTCGGTCCCGATAAATTCGAGATCGTGACTCCGACGGTTTCAATCCGCGCCGATCCCCCGGTCGCGGTCGTCGACGGCAATGTCGACGCGAAGGGCACCCGAAAGGTTGCCGAAGCCTATCTGAACTATCTCTACTCCGACGAGGGTCAGAAGATCGCCGCCAAGCACTACTATCGGCCGATCAAGCCGGAAGCGGCCGACCCCAAGGATATTGCGCGGTTCCCAAGTTTGAAGCTGGCAACGATTGACGATTTCGGCGGATGGTCCCAAGCTCAGCCGAAGTTCTTTGACGATGGTGGCGTCTTCGACCAGATATACAAGCCGGGACAGTAA
- a CDS encoding PTS sugar transporter subunit IIA: MDLSTIILPEHVFVGLSAPTKWRALQILSSKAAHCLGLDEGSVLRALEAREKLGTTGIGNGIAVPHAAIVGMTRPRGLMVRFGHPLDFEAIDDVPTDLAFVLLFAENGRSEYLNVLAAIARRLRTDGVLAAMRQAKSADELYSVFMSDSIC; encoded by the coding sequence ATGGACCTTTCCACCATCATCCTGCCTGAGCACGTCTTCGTCGGCCTTTCCGCGCCGACCAAGTGGCGAGCCTTGCAGATCTTGTCGTCGAAAGCGGCTCATTGCCTCGGTCTCGATGAAGGCTCGGTGCTGCGGGCGCTGGAGGCTCGCGAAAAGCTCGGAACGACCGGCATCGGCAATGGCATCGCCGTTCCGCATGCGGCAATCGTGGGGATGACGAGACCGCGCGGGCTGATGGTTCGTTTCGGCCATCCCCTCGATTTCGAGGCGATCGACGACGTTCCGACGGATCTTGCCTTCGTCCTGCTCTTCGCTGAAAATGGTCGCAGCGAATATCTGAACGTGCTTGCCGCCATCGCCCGGCGGCTCAGAACTGACGGCGTGTTGGCCGCCATGCGCCAGGCAAAAAGTGCCGACGAACTCTATTCCGTTTTCATGTCCGACTCGATCTGCTGA
- a CDS encoding response regulator transcription factor: protein MNTTAVKILVVDDEPPIRKLLRVGLSAQGYAVNEAQNAAAARLSVKEDQPDLIVLDLGLPDKPGHDLLQEWREDGLQMPVVILSSRTDEAGIVKALETGADDYVTKPFGMNELGARIRVALRHRLQQQGEKAIFQTGGLSIDLVKRIVKVDGKEVKLSPKEYDILRVLAQHAGKVLTHQFLLKQVWGPAADVQYLRVYVRQLRQKVEQIPDQPQYITTETGVGYRLREPE from the coding sequence ATGAACACGACTGCCGTCAAGATACTCGTTGTCGATGACGAGCCGCCGATCCGCAAATTGCTGCGTGTCGGCCTGAGCGCGCAAGGCTATGCCGTCAACGAAGCCCAGAACGCTGCCGCGGCGCGGCTTTCCGTAAAGGAGGATCAGCCCGACCTGATCGTGCTCGACCTCGGTCTACCCGACAAGCCGGGCCATGACCTCTTGCAGGAATGGCGCGAGGACGGATTGCAAATGCCCGTCGTCATTCTCTCGAGCCGCACCGACGAGGCGGGCATTGTCAAGGCGCTGGAAACCGGCGCCGACGACTATGTCACCAAGCCTTTCGGCATGAACGAACTCGGAGCGCGCATACGCGTCGCGCTTCGCCACCGTCTGCAGCAGCAGGGCGAAAAAGCGATTTTCCAGACCGGCGGCCTGTCGATCGATCTCGTCAAGCGCATCGTCAAGGTCGACGGCAAGGAAGTGAAACTCTCGCCGAAGGAATATGACATCCTGCGCGTGCTGGCGCAGCATGCCGGCAAGGTGCTGACGCATCAGTTCCTGTTGAAGCAGGTCTGGGGTCCGGCGGCGGATGTGCAGTATCTGCGCGTCTATGTCCGTCAGCTCCGGCAGAAGGTAGAACAGATTCCGGATCAGCCCCAATACATCACCACGGAGACCGGCGTCGGCTATCGTCTGCGTGAGCCGGAATGA